In the genome of Mycteria americana isolate JAX WOST 10 ecotype Jacksonville Zoo and Gardens chromosome 7, USCA_MyAme_1.0, whole genome shotgun sequence, one region contains:
- the HES1 gene encoding transcription factor HES-1 produces MPADLMEKSSASPVAATPASVNATPDKPKTAAEHRKSSKPIMEKRRRARINESLGQLKTLILDALKKDSSRHSKLEKADILEMTVKHLRSLQRAQMTAALSTDPTVLGKYRAGFSECMNEVTRFLSTCEGVNTEVRTRLLGHLASCMTQINAMNYPAPPPPPPLPPAAAFGPPLVPPGSGAGPLPGMPCKPGADAAKVYGGFQLLPASDGQFAFLIPGTAFAPGGAVLPLYGGPPTAATAASPPGPPPSTADSVWRPW; encoded by the exons ATGCCGGCCGACCTGATGGAGAAGAGCAGCGCCTCGCCGGTGGCCGCCACCCCCGCCAGCGTCAACGCGACGCCCGACAAGCCCAAGACGGCGGCGGAGCACCGGAAG TCCTCTAAGCCCATCATGGAgaagcggcggcgggcgcgcatCAACGAGAGCCTGGGGCAGCTGAAGACGCTCATCCTGGACGCGCTGAAGAAGGAT AGCTCGCGGCACTCCAAGCTGGAGAAGGCCGACATCCTGGAGATGACCGTCAAGCACCTGCGGAGCCTCCAGCGAGCCCAGATGACCG CTGCGCTGAGCACAGACCCCACAGTGCTGGGCAAGTACCGCGCCGGCTTCAGCGAGTGCATGAACGAGGTGACGCGGTTCCTTTCTACCTGCGAGGGCGTCAACACCGAGGTGCGCACCCGGCTCCTGGGCCACCTGGCCAGCTGCATGACCCAGATCAACGCCATGAACTACCCTGcgccccccccaccgcccccgctGCCACCAGCCGCAGCCTTTGGGCCACCTCTGGTGCCGCCAGGCAGTGGCGCGGGGCCACTCCCGGGCATGCCCTGCAAGCCGGGTGCTGACGCAGCCAAGGTGTATGgtggcttccagctgctgccagcttccGATGGGCAATTCGCCTTCCTCATTCCCGGCACCGCCTTTGCTCCCGGCGGTGCTGTGCTGCCCCTGTACGGCGGCCCACCCACGGCTGCCACTGCCGCCTCGCCGCCTGGCCCTCCACCCAGCACAGCCGACTCGGTCTGGAGACCCTGGTGA